In one window of Anaerolineae bacterium DNA:
- a CDS encoding amino acid ABC transporter permease, whose protein sequence is MQYAKQEAIVAQSKVQQHARVPDRWRRMVNPKVLWAYVVVILGILIVLAIYFDPSYRDAFDYIWPGVQMTLFLTVTSFALSLVIGLLAGLARVSTNPILYNIATFYVETIRGVPILVQLLYVTFVIFPLFVDGLTAAGFGFSIRDVEMHTRVIFGLALAYGAFEAEVFRAGIESIDKGQMEAARSLGMSYRQAMRYVILPQAIRTVLPPLGNDFIAMLKDTSLASALAVGEITHLSRQHRNRTFTTFQPLNVAAFLYLAMTLLLTRSVRYLERRMSPNE, encoded by the coding sequence ATGCAGTACGCGAAACAGGAGGCGATTGTGGCACAGAGTAAGGTACAACAACATGCCAGAGTTCCTGATCGTTGGCGCCGCATGGTCAATCCCAAGGTCCTCTGGGCTTATGTGGTGGTTATCCTCGGCATTTTGATAGTCCTGGCGATCTATTTTGATCCCTCTTATCGTGACGCCTTCGACTACATCTGGCCGGGTGTGCAAATGACATTGTTCCTGACCGTGACGTCGTTTGCCCTTTCGCTGGTCATCGGCCTGCTGGCAGGGCTGGCCAGAGTCTCAACCAACCCGATTCTATACAATATCGCCACGTTCTATGTGGAAACCATCCGTGGCGTACCGATTCTGGTGCAGCTTCTGTACGTAACTTTTGTGATTTTCCCTCTGTTTGTTGATGGCCTGACAGCAGCGGGGTTTGGCTTCTCGATCCGTGACGTTGAGATGCATACCCGCGTCATCTTCGGGCTGGCGCTGGCGTACGGCGCATTTGAGGCCGAGGTCTTCCGGGCCGGAATCGAGTCTATCGATAAGGGGCAGATGGAAGCAGCACGCTCGCTCGGTATGTCTTACCGCCAGGCGATGCGTTACGTGATCCTACCGCAGGCGATTCGGACCGTGCTGCCCCCGCTCGGCAACGACTTTATTGCCATGCTCAAGGACACGTCTCTGGCGTCGGCGCTGGCGGTAGGTGAAATCACGCATCTCAGCCGTCAGCACCGTAACCGTACATTCACCACCTTCCAGCCGTTGAATGTTGCGGCCTTCCTGTATCTTGCGATGACTCTCCTACTGACCCGCAGTGTCCGATATCTGGAACGAAGGATGTCTCCCAATGAGTGA
- a CDS encoding amino acid ABC transporter ATP-binding protein: MSDKPAPSDDIIILENIYKAFGPVQAVRGVSLRVKRGEVVVIIGPSGSGKSTLLRCINHLEAIDSGDIWIDGIHLTHRQTDINKVREEIGMVFQLFNLFPNYTVLENIMLAQRVVRKRSKEEARRIAMENLQKVGIPEKAESYPAQLSGGQQQRVAIARALAMNPKIMLFDEPTSALDPEMIKEVLDVMLQLAKEGMTMVVVTHEMGFARAAADRIVFMDNGEKIEETTPEKLFSAPEHDRTRQFLSRILAH; the protein is encoded by the coding sequence ATGAGTGACAAACCTGCGCCGAGCGATGACATTATCATCCTGGAGAACATCTATAAGGCGTTTGGCCCGGTTCAGGCTGTGCGGGGTGTCAGCCTGCGGGTAAAGCGCGGTGAGGTAGTTGTCATCATTGGCCCCAGTGGCTCCGGTAAGAGCACTTTGCTGCGCTGCATCAACCACCTGGAAGCCATAGACAGCGGCGACATCTGGATCGATGGCATTCACCTGACACATCGCCAGACCGACATCAACAAGGTGCGTGAAGAGATCGGCATGGTGTTTCAGCTCTTCAACCTATTTCCCAATTACACCGTGCTGGAAAACATCATGTTGGCGCAGCGGGTGGTGCGTAAACGCAGTAAGGAGGAAGCGCGCCGGATTGCCATGGAAAACCTGCAGAAGGTCGGCATTCCGGAAAAAGCCGAAAGTTACCCGGCGCAACTCTCAGGCGGGCAGCAACAGCGCGTAGCGATCGCGCGTGCGCTGGCCATGAACCCGAAGATCATGTTGTTCGACGAGCCAACATCGGCCCTGGACCCGGAGATGATCAAAGAGGTTCTGGATGTCATGCTGCAACTGGCCAAGGAAGGCATGACTATGGTGGTCGTAACCCACGAGATGGGTTTCGCCAGAGCCGCTGCCGATCGGATTGTGTTCATGGATAACGGTGAAAAGATTGAGGAAACCACACCAGAGAAGCTCTTCAGCGCGCCAGAGCACGACCGCACCCGGCAATTCCTGAGCCGCATCCTGGCCCACTGA
- a CDS encoding site-specific integrase → MKARSRTLATVNDNFQVLVPADSSKDGRHRLNKFASWLNATGGGWAAPDLRRYRDYLLHEEGLSPESVAVHLSTVRTRYRELLLNRRLFFSLVPPQASFAEHKALVDELIARIQAAIDPRAASVRTRSRQDRADSERLRLSQAEVRALLAAPDSSTLAGTRDRAIIALLLCTGIREAELCALQTQDLRQHLEGALALHVRAGKGQKERLIPYGELDWCLSYVDAWLRKANIDSGYVFRGLRKGDHVRETPLNERTIQKILARYPIEIQGRMRVVQPHDCRRTYARRLYDAGVKVDAIRQNMGHETIEMTFGYIGRPDVTDRLPPRVFQP, encoded by the coding sequence ATGAAAGCAAGATCGCGCACTTTGGCAACGGTCAACGATAACTTTCAGGTTCTTGTGCCTGCTGACTCCAGCAAAGATGGCCGCCATCGGCTCAACAAGTTTGCCAGCTGGCTCAACGCCACGGGCGGCGGCTGGGCCGCGCCGGATTTGCGTCGTTATCGGGATTACCTGCTTCATGAGGAAGGATTGTCCCCGGAGAGCGTGGCGGTGCATCTATCTACCGTCCGCACGCGATATAGAGAGCTGCTATTGAACCGGCGCCTGTTTTTCTCACTGGTTCCTCCACAGGCAAGCTTTGCTGAACATAAGGCGCTTGTCGATGAACTCATTGCGCGAATTCAGGCCGCTATTGACCCGCGCGCAGCCAGCGTCCGAACGCGTTCGCGCCAGGATCGGGCTGACTCCGAGCGGCTCCGCCTTAGCCAGGCGGAAGTGCGCGCACTGCTGGCTGCACCGGACAGCAGTACCCTTGCTGGTACACGCGATCGGGCGATCATCGCCCTGCTACTCTGCACCGGCATCCGCGAGGCGGAACTATGTGCTCTGCAGACGCAAGATCTGCGCCAGCATCTTGAAGGTGCGCTTGCTCTGCACGTCCGCGCCGGGAAAGGACAAAAGGAACGGCTGATCCCATACGGCGAACTTGACTGGTGCCTGTCTTATGTTGACGCCTGGTTGCGCAAAGCCAATATTGATAGTGGCTATGTATTTCGCGGTCTGCGCAAAGGTGATCATGTGCGGGAAACACCGCTCAATGAACGTACCATCCAGAAGATTCTGGCCCGCTATCCGATTGAGATTCAGGGGAGAATGCGCGTGGTACAACCGCATGACTGCCGCCGGACCTACGCCCGGCGACTATATGATGCTGGCGTCAAGGTAGATGCTATCCGGCAGAATATGGGTCATGAGACGATTGAGATGACTTTTGGCTATATCGGACGTCCCGATGTGACGGATCGGTTGCCTCCGAGGGTTTTCCAGCCGTAA
- a CDS encoding thiamine ABC transporter substrate-binding protein, translated as MRRKYVWWVCILLVAFAATGPLNALQQPVELTLITHDSFSVSEEVLSSFEQEAGIRVRILRAGDTGTMINQAILSRNNPLADVLYGLDNTFLTRALDADLFVPYESPLLKDVAEEFILDSQHRVTPIDYGDVCLNYDKAYFAEHDLLLPASFEDLTKPEYRGLLVVENPATSSPGLAFLLATIGYFGTGNEEEEIQPYTYLDFWADLVANDVLVVDSWSDAYYGEFSATGDGTRPLVVSYASSPPAEVYFAEEELEDAPTGSITASGMCFRQIEFAGILAGTQRIEAAQRFIDFLLSRPFQEDMPLQMFVFPVNREAELPEVFARYAAIPEEPAYLDSETIAAYREEWIEAWTSVVLR; from the coding sequence ATGAGAAGAAAGTATGTCTGGTGGGTTTGCATATTGCTTGTGGCGTTCGCTGCTACAGGACCGCTTAACGCGCTCCAGCAACCGGTTGAGTTGACCCTGATCACTCATGACAGCTTTAGCGTCAGTGAGGAAGTGCTGAGCAGCTTTGAACAGGAAGCGGGAATCCGGGTACGCATCCTGCGCGCTGGCGACACCGGCACCATGATCAACCAGGCGATCCTGAGCCGCAACAATCCGCTGGCGGATGTCCTGTATGGGCTTGATAACACTTTCTTGACGCGAGCTTTGGATGCTGATCTGTTTGTGCCCTACGAATCGCCGTTGCTGAAGGATGTTGCGGAAGAGTTCATCCTCGACAGCCAGCATCGCGTCACGCCAATCGACTATGGCGATGTCTGCCTTAACTACGACAAAGCATACTTTGCGGAACATGATCTGTTGCTGCCTGCCAGTTTCGAAGATTTGACCAAGCCAGAATACCGTGGCCTGCTGGTAGTTGAAAACCCCGCCACCTCCTCACCTGGTCTGGCTTTCCTGCTGGCAACAATCGGTTATTTTGGCACGGGGAATGAAGAGGAGGAGATACAGCCTTACACTTACCTCGACTTCTGGGCGGACCTTGTCGCTAACGATGTACTGGTGGTCGATAGCTGGAGCGATGCTTACTACGGAGAATTCAGCGCGACCGGGGATGGTACGAGGCCACTGGTGGTGAGTTATGCCAGCAGCCCGCCCGCCGAGGTCTACTTCGCTGAAGAAGAGCTTGAGGACGCTCCAACCGGCAGCATCACAGCGAGCGGAATGTGCTTCCGCCAGATCGAGTTCGCTGGAATTCTGGCTGGAACACAGCGCATTGAAGCAGCACAGCGCTTCATCGACTTCCTGCTAAGCCGGCCATTCCAGGAAGATATGCCGCTGCAGATGTTTGTCTTCCCGGTCAACAGAGAGGCCGAACTACCTGAAGTTTTCGCCAGGTATGCCGCCATTCCGGAAGAGCCGGCCTATCTGGACAGCGAGACCATCGCAGCGTACCGGGAGGAATGGATCGAGGCATGGACCAGCGTCGTCCTCCGCTAA